The Roseococcus microcysteis genome contains a region encoding:
- a CDS encoding DnaB-like helicase C-terminal domain-containing protein, which produces MDGAHSLLRHPEAVRLPPANLEAEQACLGAILANNKAYDRVADFLRADHFADPVHARIYAAMRARIEAGQLADAVTLRNVFEHSGALDDAGGPAYLAQLLSAMVGIINAGEYGRLIHDCWLRRQIIERAQDAMELAYGTAEPELAAAEIRDRADASFAALAQDGAPGAVQDMATVAGQAANSMAAAIARGGGLAGVSTGLAGLDRMTGGLRGGQLVVVGARASMGKTALGARIAMGAAEAGARVLFVTIEMVAESIVARMMAGRLGYPLNAVLRGLGLDSLGEPRPLTTDSPDLRLVGEEARRMAALPLTWLHHGAPTTAMVRGHARGLQRRGGLDLVVVDYLGLLRPAERVRDGNRVQEIGLVTRELKAMAVDLALPVLALAQLSRAVENREDQRPRLSDLRDSGEIEQHADIVGLLYREHYYLKRAKPARKPREKEEDFLERVHQWQERLRVTEGRAELDIAKQRQGPVGPVRLRFHDVSAWFDDDGRPPPDGD; this is translated from the coding sequence ATGGACGGCGCCCACTCCCTGCTGCGCCACCCCGAGGCCGTGCGCCTGCCGCCCGCCAACCTGGAGGCGGAGCAGGCCTGCCTGGGCGCCATCCTGGCGAACAACAAGGCGTATGATCGCGTGGCGGATTTCCTGCGCGCGGACCACTTCGCGGACCCCGTCCACGCCCGCATCTACGCCGCCATGCGCGCCCGTATCGAGGCCGGGCAGCTGGCCGATGCGGTGACCCTGCGGAATGTCTTCGAGCATTCGGGCGCGCTGGATGACGCGGGCGGCCCGGCCTACCTGGCGCAGCTGCTCTCCGCCATGGTGGGCATCATCAACGCCGGGGAATACGGCCGGCTGATCCATGATTGCTGGCTGCGCCGCCAGATCATCGAGCGCGCCCAGGACGCCATGGAGCTGGCCTATGGCACGGCGGAGCCCGAGCTGGCCGCCGCCGAAATCCGCGACCGGGCCGATGCCTCCTTCGCCGCCCTGGCCCAGGACGGCGCGCCGGGTGCGGTCCAGGACATGGCCACCGTCGCCGGGCAGGCGGCGAACAGCATGGCCGCCGCCATCGCGCGCGGGGGTGGGCTGGCGGGCGTCTCCACCGGCCTCGCGGGGCTGGACCGCATGACGGGCGGGCTGCGCGGCGGGCAGCTGGTGGTGGTCGGCGCCCGCGCCTCCATGGGCAAGACGGCGCTGGGCGCGCGCATCGCCATGGGCGCGGCGGAGGCCGGCGCGCGCGTGCTGTTCGTGACCATCGAAATGGTGGCCGAAAGCATCGTGGCGCGGATGATGGCGGGGCGCCTCGGCTACCCGTTGAACGCCGTGCTGCGCGGCCTCGGCCTGGACAGCCTCGGCGAGCCCCGGCCGCTGACCACGGACTCGCCCGATCTGCGCCTGGTGGGGGAGGAGGCGCGGCGCATGGCGGCCCTGCCGCTGACCTGGCTGCACCACGGCGCCCCCACCACGGCCATGGTGCGCGGCCATGCGCGCGGCCTGCAGCGCCGCGGCGGGCTCGATCTGGTGGTGGTGGACTATCTGGGCCTGCTGCGCCCCGCCGAGCGCGTGCGCGACGGCAACCGCGTGCAGGAAATCGGCCTCGTCACGCGGGAGCTGAAGGCCATGGCGGTGGATTTGGCGCTGCCCGTGCTGGCGCTGGCGCAGCTCTCCCGCGCCGTGGAGAACCGGGAGGACCAGCGGCCCCGCCTGTCCGACCTGCGCGATTCCGGCGAGATCGAACAGCACGCCGACATCGTGGGGCTGCTCTACCGCGAGCACTACTACCTGAAGCGCGCCAAGCCCGCCCGCAAGCCGCGCGAGAAGGAAGAGGATTTCCTGGAGCGCGTGCACCAGTGGCAGGAGCGCCTGCGCGTGACCGAGGGGCGCGCGGAACTCGACATCGCGAAGCAGCGGCAGGGCCCCGTGGGGCCGGTGCGCCTGCGCTTCCATGACGTGAGCGCCTGGTTCGACGACGACGGCCGGCCGCCGCCGGATGGGGATTGA
- a CDS encoding phage portal protein, whose product MKRRAAEARRTGLAPVQRESGMAVASGAGPSGYQAAKRELAALRNFVARPRTADEDALPGLPEMRARSREMMMNAPLASGAVKTVVTNVVGTGLRLSAQVNRHILAGIGINAAAAEEYEHALEAEWQLFCRRENADHAQRLCFEEMQELAFRSVLGSGDCFVAAVARPAGADFDFALQLIEADRVSNPGRKASTETLADGLEYTEAGVPVACHVAELPRTGTGARNWRRLPLRAPDGSPRVLHLMHGERIGQSRGVPYLAPVVATLKDLDRYSQAELTAAVLNACIAILGESPQGDSPLKAGAAAGGGGLRRADINFESGMVLEGFMPGETLKSFAPDRPSQGFDPFVLAVLRQVGVALELPFELLVKHFTASYSAARAALLQAAGFFKVRRVWLARNMCQPAYELVVRNAVLRGTLVLPGFLEDSRLRMAWLGARWTGDSFGQINPEIEVRAAERRIRLGLSSRTRETAELTGENWEAVVAEAAAEAALLRELGLPQGDALDDAPVPDMPMDGDLENAATPRQGG is encoded by the coding sequence ATGAAGCGCCGCGCGGCGGAAGCCCGCCGCACCGGTCTGGCGCCGGTGCAGCGCGAATCGGGCATGGCGGTGGCATCGGGCGCCGGGCCCTCGGGCTACCAGGCGGCCAAGCGGGAGCTGGCGGCGCTGCGCAACTTCGTGGCCCGCCCGCGCACGGCCGATGAGGACGCGCTGCCCGGCCTGCCGGAGATGCGCGCGCGGTCACGCGAGATGATGATGAACGCGCCGCTGGCCAGCGGTGCGGTCAAGACGGTGGTCACGAATGTGGTGGGCACGGGGCTGCGGCTTTCGGCCCAGGTGAACCGGCACATCCTGGCGGGCATCGGCATCAACGCCGCGGCGGCGGAGGAGTACGAGCACGCGCTGGAGGCCGAGTGGCAGCTCTTCTGCCGCCGGGAGAACGCGGACCACGCGCAGCGCCTCTGCTTCGAGGAAATGCAGGAGCTGGCCTTCCGCTCGGTGCTGGGCAGCGGGGATTGCTTCGTGGCGGCGGTGGCGCGGCCGGCCGGCGCGGATTTCGACTTCGCGCTGCAACTGATCGAAGCCGACCGCGTCTCCAACCCCGGCCGGAAGGCCAGCACGGAGACGCTGGCGGACGGCCTCGAATACACCGAGGCCGGCGTGCCCGTGGCCTGCCATGTGGCGGAACTGCCGCGCACGGGCACGGGGGCCCGCAACTGGCGGCGCCTGCCGCTGCGCGCGCCGGATGGCAGCCCGCGCGTGCTGCACCTGATGCATGGGGAGCGCATCGGCCAGTCGCGCGGCGTGCCCTACCTGGCGCCGGTGGTGGCCACGCTGAAGGATCTGGACCGCTATTCCCAGGCGGAACTGACGGCGGCCGTGCTGAATGCCTGCATCGCCATCCTGGGCGAATCGCCGCAGGGCGACAGCCCGCTGAAGGCGGGCGCGGCTGCGGGTGGCGGCGGGCTGCGCCGGGCCGACATCAACTTCGAGTCCGGCATGGTGCTGGAAGGCTTCATGCCGGGCGAGACGCTGAAGAGCTTCGCGCCCGACCGGCCGAGCCAGGGCTTCGACCCCTTCGTGCTGGCCGTGCTGCGCCAGGTGGGCGTGGCGCTGGAACTGCCCTTCGAGCTGCTGGTGAAGCACTTCACGGCCAGCTACAGCGCGGCCCGCGCGGCGCTGTTGCAGGCCGCCGGCTTCTTCAAGGTGCGGCGGGTCTGGTTGGCGCGAAACATGTGCCAGCCCGCCTATGAGCTGGTGGTCCGGAATGCGGTGCTGCGCGGCACGCTGGTCCTGCCCGGCTTCCTGGAGGATTCGCGGCTGCGGATGGCCTGGCTGGGCGCGCGCTGGACGGGCGACAGCTTCGGCCAGATCAACCCCGAGATCGAGGTCCGCGCGGCCGAGCGCCGCATCCGCCTGGGCCTGTCCTCCCGCACGCGGGAGACGGCGGAGCTGACCGGCGAGAACTGGGAGGCGGTGGTGGCCGAGGCGGCGGCGGAGGCCGCGCTGCTGCGCGAGCTGGGGCTGCCGCAGGGCGACGCGCTGGACGATGCGCCCGTGCCCGACATGCCGATGGATGGTGACTTGGAAAACGCGGCGACGCCGCGGCAGGGGGGCTGA
- a CDS encoding GcrA family cell cycle regulator, whose amino-acid sequence MTDWTPEMVAKLRELLSDGYSTTEIARRMGLTKGQVTGKAHRLRLTDQGMPVPRGGQKRGAAAVAEAAARAAAPRVVLPKAQSVGKSEQVVAHAAALAAGLGAARSMAATPAIARTVQELAAKVRASAMPRVAPMRAGEGCRYPLWGEERRPALRRFCDQPRRTGRDGVPNSAYCPACHALTHVAPSQQRLEDKRLQWSVASAFARAAGR is encoded by the coding sequence ATGACGGACTGGACGCCGGAGATGGTGGCCAAGCTGCGCGAGCTGTTGAGCGACGGCTACAGCACCACCGAGATCGCCCGCCGCATGGGGCTCACGAAGGGCCAGGTCACGGGCAAGGCGCACCGGCTGCGTCTGACGGACCAGGGGATGCCCGTCCCGCGCGGCGGGCAGAAGCGGGGCGCGGCAGCGGTGGCCGAGGCCGCTGCGCGTGCCGCGGCGCCGCGCGTGGTGCTGCCCAAGGCGCAGTCGGTGGGCAAGTCGGAACAGGTGGTGGCCCATGCGGCCGCGCTGGCGGCCGGCCTGGGCGCGGCGCGTTCCATGGCCGCCACACCCGCCATCGCCCGCACCGTGCAGGAGCTGGCCGCCAAGGTCCGCGCCTCCGCCATGCCGCGCGTGGCGCCGATGCGCGCCGGCGAGGGCTGCCGCTATCCGCTCTGGGGTGAGGAACGCCGCCCGGCCCTGCGCCGCTTCTGCGACCAGCCCCGCCGCACCGGGCGCGATGGCGTGCCGAACAGCGCCTATTGCCCGGCCTGCCACGCGCTGACGCATGTGGCGCCCAGTCAGCAGCGGCTGGAGGACAAGCGGCTGCAATGGTCCGTGGCCTCGGCCTTCGCGCGGGCGGCGGGCCGATGA
- a CDS encoding DUF2312 domain-containing protein — MAPEQQQREAEAAPISAERLRSIVERVERLEEERKALAADIKDIYSEAKSAGFEPKVLRRLIRERKREPAELEEEETLLELYKRALGM; from the coding sequence GTGGCCCCCGAACAGCAGCAACGCGAGGCCGAGGCCGCGCCCATCTCGGCCGAACGCCTGCGCTCCATCGTGGAGCGCGTCGAGCGGTTGGAGGAGGAGCGCAAGGCCCTCGCCGCCGACATCAAGGACATCTACTCCGAGGCGAAGTCGGCGGGCTTCGAGCCCAAGGTGCTGCGCCGCCTGATCCGTGAGCGCAAGCGCGAGCCGGCGGAGCTGGAGGAGGAGGAAACCCTCCTCGAACTCTACAAGCGCGCGCTGGGCATGTGA
- a CDS encoding Mu-like prophage major head subunit gpT family protein translates to MSGTITGALGSRAIIGQFYATLEQTQLPAWVGGTSFMVPSNQETEEYKWLGMTPAMREWIGARQAKGFRQNGLEIKNKVFESTLKVSVDDMRRDKTGQIMVRVDELAVRAALHPTRLLSDLINAGESTPCYDGQFFFDTDHVEGKSGTQSNDLVYDISDQDTGGTPTAPTPATIQRAVLQAVAAILGFKDDQGEPMNETASEFICMVPPLFMGPAITALTSTTLSLGEDNPLGRSGVGFTVRPAVNPRLNWTDKLAVFRTDGRVKPFIWQEEEGVQMRAVAEGSELEFNNREHHYGVTRICNAGYGYWQHACLTTLQA, encoded by the coding sequence ATGTCCGGCACCATCACGGGCGCGCTCGGCTCGCGCGCCATCATCGGTCAGTTCTACGCGACCCTGGAGCAGACGCAGCTGCCGGCCTGGGTGGGCGGCACCAGCTTCATGGTCCCCTCGAACCAGGAGACCGAAGAGTACAAGTGGCTGGGCATGACGCCGGCCATGCGCGAATGGATCGGCGCGCGGCAGGCCAAGGGCTTCCGCCAGAACGGCCTGGAGATCAAGAACAAGGTCTTCGAGAGCACCTTGAAGGTCTCTGTCGACGACATGCGCCGCGACAAGACCGGCCAGATCATGGTGCGGGTGGATGAGCTGGCGGTGCGTGCGGCGCTGCACCCCACGCGCCTGCTGTCCGACCTGATCAACGCGGGGGAATCCACCCCCTGCTACGATGGCCAGTTCTTCTTCGACACGGATCATGTCGAGGGCAAGTCCGGCACGCAGTCCAACGACCTGGTCTATGACATCAGCGACCAGGACACGGGTGGAACGCCGACGGCCCCCACGCCGGCCACCATCCAGCGCGCGGTGCTCCAGGCCGTGGCCGCCATCCTGGGCTTCAAGGATGACCAGGGCGAGCCGATGAACGAGACGGCGAGCGAGTTCATCTGCATGGTGCCGCCGCTGTTCATGGGCCCGGCCATCACGGCGCTGACCTCGACCACGCTGAGCCTGGGCGAGGACAACCCGCTGGGGCGGTCCGGCGTCGGCTTCACGGTGCGCCCGGCCGTGAATCCGCGCCTGAACTGGACGGACAAGCTGGCCGTCTTCCGCACCGATGGCCGGGTGAAGCCCTTCATCTGGCAGGAGGAGGAGGGCGTGCAGATGCGGGCCGTGGCCGAGGGCAGCGAGCTGGAGTTCAACAACCGCGAGCACCACTATGGCGTCACGCGGATCTGCAACGCCGGCTATGGCTACTGGCAGCACGCCTGCCTGACCACGCTCCAGGCCTGA
- a CDS encoding S49 family peptidase: MSARILDRIAGVPWLIHEGAFQTIVEIAAREPLDLTNLAEWKDRLSTEALATRPASPLPGARRAELRDGVAILHVAGPIFRHAGLMTELSGATAVADLAMDLQLALDDSRVQAILLDVDSPGGEVTGIPEMAAALQAARQRKPMIAHVGGGALSAGYWLAAAAGEVWVSPVANLGSLGAIVGITDTSERDARSGVRRVEFVSSQTPNKRPNPNTPDGRASFQAMADSLAAEFLGAVAQMRGMSEEALLEATRGGGIILGRAAVQAGMADRLGDFEGVMAELRARAAPSRMSSNQAAPPRNRQEAPMALSNSETNPETGAPVPEVKTEGAPPAPVETPAQPEVKAEATTPAPAAPPAPDAAAAERARCAAIMTAATPDARALAQMAINEGWTAEAFIQAQTAAQAMAQAMAQRQGLAGFQASMPAPVAGADAPADASTLPPEERAKAEWDGNAKLRAEYGSIERYTAFLKAEQRGAIRLISKR, translated from the coding sequence ATGAGCGCGCGCATCCTGGACCGCATCGCGGGCGTGCCCTGGCTGATTCACGAGGGCGCCTTCCAGACCATCGTGGAGATCGCGGCGCGGGAGCCGCTGGACCTGACGAACCTGGCGGAGTGGAAGGACCGGCTTTCGACCGAGGCGCTGGCCACCCGGCCCGCCAGCCCGCTGCCCGGCGCGCGGCGCGCGGAGCTGCGCGACGGCGTGGCCATCCTGCATGTGGCGGGGCCGATCTTTCGCCATGCCGGCCTGATGACCGAGCTGTCCGGCGCCACGGCGGTCGCGGACCTGGCCATGGACCTGCAACTCGCGCTCGATGATTCGCGCGTGCAGGCCATCCTGCTCGACGTGGACAGCCCAGGCGGCGAGGTGACGGGCATTCCGGAGATGGCCGCGGCGCTCCAGGCCGCGCGGCAGCGCAAGCCCATGATCGCCCATGTGGGCGGGGGCGCGCTTTCGGCCGGCTACTGGCTGGCGGCGGCGGCGGGCGAGGTCTGGGTTTCGCCGGTGGCGAACCTGGGCAGCCTGGGCGCCATTGTCGGCATCACGGACACCAGCGAGCGGGATGCGCGCAGCGGCGTGCGGCGGGTGGAATTCGTCTCCAGCCAGACGCCGAACAAGCGGCCCAACCCGAACACGCCGGACGGCCGCGCCTCCTTCCAGGCGATGGCCGATTCCCTGGCGGCCGAATTCCTCGGCGCCGTCGCGCAGATGCGCGGCATGTCGGAGGAGGCGCTGCTGGAGGCCACGCGCGGCGGCGGGATCATCCTGGGCCGTGCGGCGGTGCAGGCCGGCATGGCCGATCGCCTGGGCGATTTCGAGGGAGTGATGGCGGAGCTGCGGGCCCGGGCCGCGCCGTCGCGCATGAGCAGCAACCAGGCGGCGCCGCCGCGCAACCGACAGGAGGCCCCCATGGCCCTGAGCAACAGCGAGACCAACCCCGAGACCGGCGCGCCCGTGCCGGAGGTGAAGACGGAGGGCGCCCCGCCCGCGCCGGTGGAAACCCCCGCGCAGCCGGAGGTGAAGGCCGAGGCGACCACGCCGGCCCCGGCGGCGCCGCCCGCCCCGGATGCGGCGGCGGCCGAGCGGGCCCGCTGTGCCGCCATCATGACCGCGGCGACGCCGGACGCCCGTGCCCTGGCGCAGATGGCCATCAATGAGGGCTGGACGGCCGAGGCGTTCATCCAGGCGCAGACGGCCGCGCAGGCGATGGCGCAGGCGATGGCGCAGCGGCAGGGCCTGGCGGGCTTCCAGGCCAGCATGCCCGCCCCCGTGGCCGGCGCCGACGCGCCGGCCGATGCCTCCACCCTGCCGCCGGAGGAGCGGGCGAAGGCGGAGTGGGATGGCAACGCCAAGCTGCGCGCCGAATACGGCAGCATCGAACGCTACACCGCCTTCCTGAAGGCGGAGCAGCGCGGCGCCATCCGGCTGATCTCCAAGCGCTGA
- a CDS encoding phage terminase large subunit family protein: MEVMPPPDDGADYLRGLFAEAMRPDPRRSVAEWAQAERIVAEGASQGRWRNERAPYLVEIMEACSLHNPTRRVSLLGSAQLGKTQVGLNLLGQILCETPAQALVLLPSLNSLRMYNRDKLDKMIQATPKLQRAVADVTERSAQASTNAVKIGAKGAQVELVTASSSRDLQSRTARVLVNEEISEYEADVGGRGDPVDQALARTIQWRKRGEKVVDISTPAVKGKCRITKLFETGSGGIFMVPCPHCDHPQELRIANLHWTPGQPDTAAYACEKCGSLIEERAKGRMLARGVWVHARPALRSRHASYRINTLYSPFTPWSDVAKEYEKAEGDPTKAKAFVQQWLGEAWDETQDLPKAEVLLTRRDRWPPGRVPPPVLFLMGATDVQSDRLEWAVWGFDRDFGQWLIDKGVLEGDPTRPEVWKLHDQLLRRHWLDGWGKPRKPAVWGVDSGYLSTHVYAYARRHAADVEPEVRALDGRPKWRLPAIGTPSTRDVDWNGQKIGQVRLWPVGTWDMKSELATALRLTEQGPGPEGWPPGALRFNEMADRDWLEQLLAEQCRENPRTGERFWVKVNPRNEAWDLAVYTRALARQASERLTPEDWARLAARVLGEGEPDQGDMGALWAPGLGREATPPQLPAAMAQRAVQAGVGRGVSGMGRRVG, encoded by the coding sequence ATGGAGGTGATGCCGCCGCCTGACGACGGCGCTGACTATCTGCGCGGCCTCTTTGCGGAGGCCATGCGCCCCGACCCCCGCCGGAGCGTTGCGGAGTGGGCCCAGGCCGAGCGCATCGTGGCGGAGGGTGCGAGCCAGGGCCGCTGGCGCAACGAGCGCGCGCCCTACCTGGTCGAGATCATGGAGGCGTGCTCGCTGCACAACCCGACGCGGCGCGTGTCGCTGCTGGGGTCCGCGCAGCTGGGGAAGACGCAGGTGGGTCTGAACCTGTTGGGGCAGATCCTGTGCGAGACGCCCGCACAGGCATTGGTGCTGCTGCCCAGCCTAAACAGCCTGCGGATGTACAACCGCGACAAGCTGGACAAGATGATCCAGGCTACGCCGAAACTGCAGCGCGCCGTGGCGGATGTGACGGAGCGCAGCGCCCAGGCCTCGACCAACGCGGTGAAGATTGGCGCCAAGGGCGCGCAGGTGGAGCTGGTGACGGCCTCGTCCTCGCGCGACCTCCAGTCGCGCACCGCCCGCGTTCTCGTGAACGAAGAGATCTCGGAATACGAGGCCGATGTGGGCGGCCGAGGCGACCCGGTGGACCAGGCGCTGGCGCGGACGATCCAGTGGCGCAAGCGCGGCGAGAAGGTGGTGGACATCTCCACCCCAGCGGTGAAGGGCAAGTGCCGCATCACCAAGCTGTTCGAGACAGGCTCGGGCGGCATCTTCATGGTGCCTTGTCCGCATTGTGACCACCCGCAGGAATTGAGAATCGCCAACCTGCACTGGACGCCGGGTCAGCCCGACACGGCGGCCTATGCGTGCGAGAAGTGCGGATCACTGATCGAGGAGCGGGCGAAGGGCAGGATGCTGGCCAGGGGCGTCTGGGTGCACGCGCGTCCGGCGCTGCGCAGCCGCCATGCCAGCTACCGCATCAATACCCTCTACAGCCCCTTCACCCCATGGTCGGATGTGGCGAAGGAGTACGAGAAGGCCGAGGGCGACCCGACCAAGGCCAAGGCCTTCGTGCAGCAATGGCTGGGCGAGGCCTGGGACGAAACGCAGGACCTGCCGAAGGCGGAAGTGCTGCTGACGCGGCGCGACCGCTGGCCGCCAGGCCGCGTGCCGCCGCCCGTGCTGTTCCTGATGGGCGCGACGGACGTGCAATCGGATCGCCTGGAATGGGCGGTCTGGGGGTTCGACCGCGACTTCGGCCAGTGGCTGATTGACAAGGGCGTGCTGGAAGGGGACCCGACGCGCCCCGAGGTGTGGAAGCTGCACGACCAGCTGCTGCGACGGCATTGGCTGGATGGCTGGGGCAAGCCACGGAAGCCCGCCGTGTGGGGCGTGGATTCGGGCTACCTGTCCACGCACGTCTATGCCTATGCCCGCCGCCACGCGGCGGATGTGGAGCCGGAGGTGCGGGCGCTGGACGGGCGGCCGAAGTGGCGGCTGCCCGCCATCGGCACGCCCTCCACGCGCGACGTGGACTGGAACGGCCAGAAGATCGGCCAGGTGCGGCTGTGGCCGGTGGGCACCTGGGACATGAAGAGCGAGCTGGCCACGGCGCTGCGCCTGACGGAGCAGGGGCCCGGCCCGGAAGGCTGGCCGCCTGGCGCGCTGCGCTTCAACGAGATGGCGGATCGGGACTGGCTGGAGCAGCTGCTGGCGGAGCAGTGCCGCGAGAACCCCCGCACGGGCGAACGCTTCTGGGTGAAGGTCAACCCGCGCAACGAGGCGTGGGACCTGGCCGTCTACACGCGCGCCCTGGCCCGCCAGGCAAGCGAGCGGCTGACGCCGGAGGACTGGGCGCGGCTGGCCGCGCGGGTGCTGGGCGAGGGCGAGCCCGACCAGGGCGACATGGGGGCGCTGTGGGCGCCGGGGCTGGGCCGCGAGGCCACGCCCCCGCAGCTGCCCGCGGCGATGGCCCAGCGCGCCGTGCAGGCGGGCGTGGGCAGGGGCGTGTCCGGCATGGGCCGGCGCGTCGGTTGA
- a CDS encoding helix-turn-helix domain-containing protein, whose protein sequence is MDHVAAIAEIERRLVERGVSVSSVCREAGLDRATWHRWKHEGVKPRLGKWEQVQAVVARVLETPAEPPASAPEAA, encoded by the coding sequence ATGGACCACGTTGCCGCCATCGCCGAAATCGAGCGACGCCTTGTTGAGCGAGGTGTTTCCGTCTCTTCCGTGTGTCGGGAGGCGGGGCTCGATCGCGCCACCTGGCACCGATGGAAGCATGAGGGTGTCAAGCCCCGGCTGGGCAAGTGGGAGCAGGTGCAGGCGGTGGTGGCGCGGGTGTTGGAGACGCCCGCGGAGCCCCCCGCATCGGCGCCGGAGGCCGCGTGA
- a CDS encoding head-tail joining protein — translation MNAFAAAAAVLCANPDLGDDAEYYVAPWNVRHQVRVILSRPDVAAVGFQLSSTVGSYTISLPVAALPEAPVEGGRFDVAGEIYEVRQAQRDETRTMWVVECSLC, via the coding sequence ATGAACGCCTTCGCCGCCGCCGCGGCCGTGCTGTGTGCCAACCCTGATCTGGGCGACGACGCCGAATACTACGTCGCGCCCTGGAACGTGCGGCACCAGGTGCGGGTCATTCTCTCCAGGCCGGACGTGGCGGCGGTGGGGTTCCAGCTGTCCTCCACGGTGGGCAGCTACACGATCAGCCTGCCGGTGGCGGCGCTGCCCGAGGCGCCGGTGGAGGGCGGGCGCTTCGACGTGGCGGGTGAGATCTATGAGGTGCGCCAGGCCCAGCGGGACGAGACGCGCACCATGTGGGTGGTGGAGTGTTCGCTGTGCTGA
- a CDS encoding capsid cement protein: protein MAQLSANLARSFELGDFTDLPVAASAVIYEGSAVGIASGYARQLNAGDLFAGFAHIGVPVAPAANGDLLVRVRRMGLIVLTITSVAVTDIGKPVYASDGDTFTLTSGSNSHIGRVVRVIAANTALVAFDADAAGLGTVAPLTDNSGGTAGDTIAAIGSSYVQAEVRNAIASLAARVNALAKQFG, encoded by the coding sequence ATGGCGCAGCTTTCCGCCAACCTCGCCCGCAGCTTCGAGCTGGGGGACTTCACCGACCTTCCCGTGGCGGCCTCGGCCGTCATCTATGAGGGCAGCGCCGTCGGCATTGCGTCAGGCTATGCCCGGCAGCTGAATGCCGGTGACCTGTTCGCGGGCTTCGCCCATATCGGCGTGCCCGTGGCCCCCGCCGCGAATGGGGACCTGCTGGTGCGCGTGCGCCGCATGGGCCTGATCGTGCTGACCATCACCAGCGTGGCCGTGACCGACATCGGCAAGCCCGTCTATGCGAGCGATGGCGACACCTTCACCCTCACTTCCGGCAGCAACAGCCACATCGGCCGCGTGGTGCGCGTGATCGCGGCGAACACCGCGCTGGTGGCCTTCGACGCGGATGCCGCGGGCCTCGGCACGGTGGCGCCGCTGACGGACAATTCCGGCGGCACGGCCGGGGACACCATCGCGGCCATCGGATCGAGCTATGTGCAGGCGGAGGTCCGCAACGCCATCGCCAGCCTGGCGGCCCGCGTGAACGCCCTGGCCAAGCAGTTCGGCTGA